Part of the Lagenorhynchus albirostris chromosome 19, mLagAlb1.1, whole genome shotgun sequence genome, CTGACCTGCTGAACTCGTAGATGTCCTCAATGTTGGCAAACAGCGTGCCCACCTGCTCCGCGCTCAGCCCCAGAACCCCGCCGTCCAGCAGAGGGCCCAAGTAGTCCTGTGGGAATGACTGGGGTTACAGGGGTGGAGGGGCTGGCCTGGGTCCCCACTGCACTTGGGTGCCTACCCGCCTCACCTCCACGATGCTGCGGAGGTCCCGGACATAGGCCCGCTCCGTCTCCACGATCTCACGGGCCACACGCTCCAGCCTCGAGGGTTTCGCCGAAGCTGGGGTCCCCACGGGCGACAGATGCAGGCGGATGGGGGGCCCCGGAAGGGGCTCTGGCCTGGAGGCCAAGCAGGCTGGGGTGGGCCCCGGAGCCGGGTCCCCCTCTGAGCCCACTGTGCTCAGGGATGTGGAGCTCCCAGAACCTCGGGGGGAGGCCATGGCGGGGGTTGCAGGGGCTGCTGGGGGTGTGGAAGAGGCGATCAGGGGGTCTCCCCAACTGAGTTAGTGCGCTTAGCCCCCACGCTCACCCACCCCTGCTCAACAGCTCTCCCATGGGCTCCCTGCTCCCCTCACTGTGCCCTGTCCTCTCCCTTCAGGGTCCTCTCTGGACTGCTGGTCTCCATTCCTTAAATCCACCTCCATGTGTCATCCTGGGAGAACTTTATTAATTGGCCTGACTCTGTCACTCCCATGAGTATAACCCCATTCCTGCCCTCAGGGTAAAGTCCAGATTCCTCAGATCCACAGGGGCCTGTGCAAGGTGGCCATTAGAGACCTTTCCAGTCTGCTCTCGTCCCAACACACCACTTCTTACCCTCTGGACTCCAGTCACACTCAGCTTCTTTCAGTTACTCAAATAAGCAGCCTCTTCTCACCTCTGTGCCCCTGCACATACTGTTCCCTCTGTGCAGAACACTCTTCCTTGCCTCGCTCAACTCATTCCTCCTCATCTTTCAATTCTCAGTTTAgatgtcccctcctccaggaagcctccctggaCCTCCCAGATTAAGTTCCCACAGTCCCCGGGGCTTTCCTCATCCCAGCCCTGACCATTCTATGCTGGGCTTCCCCTCTGGACTATCATGGTATGGGGATGGGTCCATCTCCCGGACCAGACCTGAAGCTCTGTGCACGCAGGGCTGGGGCTGTCTTGGTCAGCCTGTGTTGCCAGCACTGGGTCAGCCCCAGAGCGTTGCAGTGTCTTTCATGAAAGAATGAATGCCCAGCAGGCTCCACCCCTCCCTCACAGGCTCACCTGTCCGAGTCTCACACACAGCCGCACAGTCACACACTTCACCTCTGCGGCCGAGGCTAGGGCTGGGTTTGGACAGGCCCAGTCCACGGGCTCCTTCGGGCATGGCTGAGTGGCTCAGCGGCTTCTGCAGAAAGACCCCCTTCCTGGATATCAGGACCCCATaggcctccctgccccccacgcTCAGAGGCTGGGGTCTGAGAATGAACAGTGTGGTCTAAATCCTGGGAGGGGGCCCTGGGAGTAACTACTGGGGGAGacagaggcaaagtgatagaaaGAGGGGAGCAAGGAGAGATAACACTGAGAAAAAGATGGAAAGGGTGAGACAAAAGAGTAAAGCGAGCGAAAGAGTCGTCCAAGCTGTGAGTCTGCTGTGTCTGGGGCCGGAGGCTCAGGGATCCTGGGAACGTTTGGGCTCCGGCTGGAGCCGAGGgcgaggggcagggctgggaaaaAGCCGTGGGCGGGAGGCCGCGGGGTCCCAGGGGAGGGCGGAGGAGGCTGGGGGACCGGATGCCAGGGTCCTGCAGACGGCTCCCTCCCCCGCGGAGAGCTGCGAGTTGGGGCGCTGGCCCTGAGTTCTCGACCCCCTCCAGCCAGTCCCTCCGTGATCCACTCACTGTTCCCACCGCCGCAGCTCCCCTGCAGCGCCTCCCCACACCCCTCTAGCCCCCAACTCCCGCCAGCTCCTCCGCTCGCCCCCCGCCGGCACGCCCCCTCATTGTTCAGCGGCAGCGgcgccgccccctcccccaacccgtCGGGGCCCCTCGCCTCCCCCCTCACCTCCCGGGGAGTCTCCAGCCCCGAACCGAGGCAGCCCAGTTCCTATTCGACCCTAGCACGGTCCCCGGGGAGGCGCAGAGCCGGGACTCCTGGGTCTCTCTGCAAGTCAGGGGTTTGAACTTCGGGCTCTCAGGATCCGTGAGCCAGAATCCGGGGTCTCTCGGAGGATGGGGTGCAGTGGTCCAAATTTCTTTGGTCCTCTAAATGGAAGATGCTGGGGGCGTCGACTCTTGAGTCTCAGATGGGGGTGCTGGGAACCCAAATTCCTGAGTCTTCTAGATGGGGccgtggggtgggggggccggATTCCTGAGTTCCCCTAACTCTGAGCAGGGATTAAACCAACTCCAGGAGGGAGCGCAGGGAGCCCCAAATTCCAGGGTCCTCTTGAAGTAGTTGGCGCTTCAACCCCAAACGGGCTGGATGGGGCGCTAGGAGTCCGTATCCCAAGTTCCTCAAACCCGGGGAGTCCTGGGTTCAGCTTTATGGGAAACTCTGGAGGGAATCTCCGGTCTGGGATCCTAAATTCTTGGAAACCGGGTGCAGGAAGCTCGGCCTCCAGGGTCGCGCGGCGCTGATGTCCCGGACTCCTAGCTCCTCCAGGAGGGGGCGCTGGGCACCTGGATATCTGGGGTCCTCTAGCCTGGACGCTGGGGCCTGGGCTTCGGGGTCCCTCAGGACGCGGTGCAGTTTCGGGAGGCTGGAGTCTGCGACTGTGGACCCCTCAGGCTCCGGGATGGGTGGCGCCGGctctggcggcggcggcggcgccacATACATCTGTGGCTGGAGAGCCCGGTCCCAGcagtggggcggggggcggtcgcctggggcttcccctccccccagccgcCCGGGCTCATATCCTGTTCCCGCCCGCAGGGGGGAGGGGCCGCCTTCCGGCCGGCCAGCCAACGAAGAGTTAAGACCCCTCCTCTCTGGTTTCTGAATATTCATGAGAAGGCGAGTCCCAGGCAGGCTACACCCCCACATTCCAAAAGCCTCGCGGACTTTTCCCTTTTACAGCAAGAGCCTTCCAGGCGTGAGAATCCGGAACTGGTAACGCACTTTCTCCTATTGGCCAATCCATAGATTCCTATTTGTATATGCAAAGACGAGGCGGAGCAATCCAGCAAGGTCACGTGGCCAGGAATGACTGAAAGACCCCGCGGCGCGAGGGTGCGGCCGGAGCTCCAGTGGCGCAATCGGTTAGCGCGCGGTACTTATATAACAGTGCGAGCGGAGCGATGCCGAGGTTGTGAGTTCGATCCTCACCTGGAGCACTTTTAGTTTTCTCTTACCGGTTTTTGTCAATTTATGCATCTTATTAATCAACCCGAACATCTATATCACTTAAAAGAATAAACGTTTCGGTCTCCTGAATTTTTAAGCTGGGAGGAATCCTGGGACTCTGGTGACGatctgttagggagtgttttctGTTGTGGGGAGATGCCGTTTTCCTCTTGGTCACCAGGGGGTGGTATTGCCTCTTAGATGCCTGGTAATTTGAGTCTGCAAATCAGTAGGAGATGTGTCAGGCTGTGGGTCCTCAGCAAACTGCCTATGTGATACTGTCtccttctccatctttttgtCTTGGATTCCCGCCCCCCCACcgtcccccagttttattgaaatgtaatcgCCGTATAACATTGTGTTAGTCCAACGtgtacaaaataataattttagatacgtataaattgtaaaataattaccacaatgtTTAATTAACATCATTACTTCACACAgtcactattttgtgtgtgtgtgtgtcttggagttttctctctttctctccccatttctgaatcgatttattttttttttcaacaaattctGAAGCTTGTGACCACTATGTGACTGGTTCCTGGGTTTAGGGTTTAGGTGTGagtgatacagcagtgaacaagacaaagtcAGAGTCCCTGCCCCTGAGGATCtgacattctagtgggggagGAAGATTGCTATAAACGTAAGATCTAAGTACATTTGATGTGTTAGGTGGTGATAAACATcttggaaaaaatacagaaaggtaGGGAGGATGGGGGTTGCAATAATAGTAGTCAGGGACCATCTCACTGAAgaaacatttgagcagagacctgaagaagGGGAGTAAGCTGTTGGGATACCTGGgggagtattccaggcagagggaacaggaagTGCAAAGTCCCTGTGGCTGAAGTATGGCAAATGCACTGTTTGGAAGCCAGAGTGACTAGAGCAAGAGTAATCAAAGATGAGAGCCAGGCTGTGTAGGCTGGTGAGGACTTAAGACTTTGACTTTTATGTGATCTGACTCAGGTGTCATGACAGCTTCCCTCTGGTTGCCTAgtgggggagtggggaagagacTGAGGGTAGGGGCCTGGGCCAGGAGACCAGGAAGGGGCTGCTATGATGGTTCAGGTGGGAGATGATGCCCGATAGAACCAGGGTGGGGGCCagaggaggaggcaggagggtggATTGTAATATCTGTTTAGAAGGTGAATCAGACGGGACTGACGTTGAATTGGGGTGTGGGGGTTGAGGAAAGAGTCAAAAGGAATGACTCTCAGGTGTTTGGCACTGGTAGCTGGTGTTAGGTGCCATTTTTGCAAGTGAGGATTTGTTAGTTCGTTCGTTTTCAAGGGGCAGAGAATCTGTTTTTCGCAAAGGGAAGGACCAGAGATGTGTTACTTCTTGTTCTTTCAGTGCCTGTGAATGTCTGCGTGGCTTGCTCTTCCTCTCCAACGTCTTTGGGTTTctgggtttctctctctctctctttcccaaacCTCCTCTCCAAGTATGGGGACCTGAGCCCTTTCCCAAAACGGGGCGCGGGGGCGTGGGTGCTTCGTGGAAGAGGAGATCAAAGGTCAGGGCCTGCCAGTGGGCGAGGGGAGAGGGCCAAGGAGGGCTGAGAGGTCAAGGAGGcatgaggaggggaggggaagaggagaacACTCGATGGAGGGAATGGGGTGAAGAGAaatggggtgaggagggaggtggAACAGAGGGGATGAAGAGTGTGGGCAGGGAAGGAAtgggtggagagagaaggaaaggaggccagaagggggaggaggaggggaattggaaggaaagagaggaggggatAGAGGACGGGGAATGGGCGGCTGGAAGGTAAGGATATtaaaaaggggaaggggagaggagtggtgggggaggggaagagctggggagggtgggggaagaaggggaggggaaggtcgGCGCAGGAGGGTCTGGGCAGGAGGAActgagagggaggagaagaggtgaggtagggagaggagagggaagtgaGGGGCGGGGGGAAGAGGGGTAGGAGGCCGCGACGGAAGGGGGCGGGGCGCAGGCACTGACGCGAGGCGGCTTCCTGGCGCTGGGCTCCTCCGCCCCAGTGTGGTTCTCGCCGCCTCTTGCCTTGTATGGTCCGAGGACGCTGCTCTCCCGGGGGCCCCGCCCCGTCCCGGCGCGGCCGCGACCCCCACCCCGCCTGGGGCGCGAGACCACGAGTTTCCAAGGCTCAGAAATGTCGAGATCTCGCAATCCCGAACTTCTCGAATCCCGACAGGCCAAGATTCTGGAATTCCGAAGGTCTAGGAGCCCGGAAAGCCAGAGGCTACAGTTCTGCGATTCCTAAACGTCTGGGACACCCAGGGTCTAGAAGTCGCCGAGACCAAGTCTGAGATTCCCCAGTGTTGACATTCTAGAATCCTGAAGGCTTTCAAGCTGCCTCCGCCGAGATGCCGAAAGCCTGAGTCCCCCACACTCTCCGATCCTGGAAGGCCGGGCGGTGGGACCCCAGGACGCCCCGGCTTCCGGGAcgacccctcccccacccgccgCGCCGGCCTCCTTCGCTTGCCCTGGGCTCGTGCCCCGGCACATTCCGTCCTCCCCACTCcgccccgccctcctccctcgGCCCCATGGGGACGGAAACATCCCGTCCCCGCCCGCGCCCGGCCGAGAGCTGGGTCAAGGATCCCGGCGGGACGGGAGCGCCTCCCACGCCCCGGGAACTGGCTCTCCAGGTTCCTACCCGGTGATCTCACCTGGCCCCGCCCTCTCAGGTGAATGGCCGGGCCAGGTGACGTCACTTCCTGCCAGGTAAGCGCCGCTGGCAGCTCGGCTCCGGGGAGGTTTGGAGGAGCTATCGGCTGATTCCATCCCGCTTCTAAAAAAGGCCACACCGTCCTCCCCTCCCATCTCACTACCTCTAGACCGCAGAAGAGCCAGGATTCCAGTTTACACacagatttcttttatttaaaaattccaaaaaaaataaaattttaacaatatatattaCTTCATATATTATAGTATACTTATAACAATAATTAGTCCATCGTTTCCAATAttacaaaaaagaggaagaaaaatacaaggGAAGCAGACGacccaatatatataaatactataaaatcTATTAGAATAAATAAAGTCGTCATAAATAAAAGGCCCAAAggcgtgggtgggtgggtgggagagcaGGGGGTTGGCAACGGCTTTGGCTGCTTGTTTTTGGAGGGAAATTTGAGCACCAGGATTCCCCTTCAGGGGAGGATCCAGTCACCATCAGACACCGGAACCTCAGGATCTAGAAAAAATTGGAAGGGGCAGCGGGGGCTTATTATTCACAGCATTGGGCGGGGGAGAGGTGAAAGAGGCCTCACTACCTCCAATTTGCTACATTTTTTTAAGACCCCAGAAAACACTCCTTCCCCCAACAGCATGAACAGCTTGCACACCGGGGACCTGCCCCAGCGTTGGGTCAGGGGAGTGAGTTAATGCACTTTGGAAGGTGGGGTGAAGCTACTTGATTAAGAGTCCCTCAGTTCCCCCGCAGCCTTGGGACCCCTTGTGGAACCCACAGCATAAGAGAACTGGCCCCCCTTAAGATCCAGCTAATCTGCACTATAGGCAGTCACTTGTCACTCCGAAACGGAGATACGATTGAAGATGGGGAGTCTCCTGGGGGCTGCAGATGGTTGGGGTGGCCCAAAAACCCCGGCCTCGAAGACAGGCGAGTCAGATCCCCCcaggctgctgccgctgctggcATATTCGTCAGGATCAGATCCCAGGGAGTGCGCAGAGGGGCTCCGAGCCAAGCCACCCAAGGGCCCCCAGACGCTGCTGGGGGTGGCCCTTCGGCAGGAAGGACAACAGGCTGGGGTGGGGTCCCTTCGGGCCACCGGGGTCCCTGGGGCAGCAGAGAAGGCAGAGGGTGAAAGTGGAAGGTCcccgggtggtggtggtggggagctgGAGGGTGAGAAGGAACACGAGGACAGGGAAAGGCCTGCTAGGCCTGCTGGTGGTGGCGAGGTTCGGCGGCCTGAGGGCAGGCCTGAGAAGCTGATGCTCTGGCGCAGCACGTGGGGGTGGCCGGAGGCACCCAGGTCCTCGCTGGGGTTGTGGATGAAGTGGCAGCGCGAGCCGTAGGGGCAGCGGCCCTGGAGGTAGAACTTGTGGCACAGTTCCGTCTTGTACTTGGGGTGGCGACTGGCCTGGCGCAGCTCACCCAGGCCGTGGGCAAACTGGCACTTGGCCCCATAGCGGCAGCGCCCGCTTTCTGAGA contains:
- the ZFP36 gene encoding mRNA decay activator protein ZFP36, which produces MDLTAIYETLQLLSPDLPSDHGETESSSAWASSGLWSLGSPDSSSSGVAARLPGRSTSLVEGRSCGWVPPPPGFAPLAPRPGPELSPSPTSPTATPTTSSRYKTELCRTFSESGRCRYGAKCQFAHGLGELRQASRHPKYKTELCHKFYLQGRCPYGSRCHFIHNPSEDLGASGHPHVLRQSISFSGLPSGRRTSPPPAGLAGLSLSSCSFSPSSSPPPPPGDLPLSPSAFSAAPGTPVARRDPTPACCPSCRRATPSSVWGPLGGLARSPSAHSLGSDPDEYASSGSSLGGSDSPVFEAGVFGPPQPSAAPRRLPIFNRISVSE